GGAATTGACATAGTCGGCACATATCCTTCCTACTCAATCGGGGATATCAAAAAGGAAGAGGTTGATTTAATTTTAAGTACGATTCCAATTCGACAGGAAAGCCCGATCCCATTCCTTCATATAAATGCAATATTAACGGAAAAGGACATTGAAAAGGTAAGAGAGCATATAACTAGTAAGTTTCTCAATGAAGATAATAGTAAATCATTAAAGAAACTTCAAAATTTATTTAGTGATGAGTTGTTTTTTACCGAGGTTGATAAAAAGACTCCAAATGAAATTATTAAATCATTAAGTACAGTCCTTAATATTAAGGGGTATGTCGACGATTCTTTTCAACGTTCAGTTTTGGAACGGGAGGAAATATCCCCTACTTCAATCGGAAACCTTGTGGCCATCCCTCATCCATTAAAGCCGAACGCTCTTGGTTCCTGTATTGCAATAGGAATCCTAAAGAAACCAGTTAAATGGGGAGAACATACTGTCCAACTGATACTTTTATTGGCTTTAAATGAAAAAGACAAGGAAGAGTTTGGCCATCTATTTAATCATATATGGAAGCTTGTTCAAAATAAAAAATTGGTTGATGAGCTTTGTATGAAGGAGAAATTCGAAGATTTTATCGGTCTATTTTACTCAATAAAGTAAAAGGAATGAATGCTATGAAAGTTGTTATTGCACCAGATTCATTTAAAGAGAGTTTATCTGCCTATGAAGTTGCGGTTGCCGTTGAGCAAGGATTTCGTGAAGTTTTTCCAGAAGCTGAATGTGTAAAGGTACCGATGGCTGATGGAGGGGAAGGTCTTGTTCATTCCTTAGTGGATGCATTGGATGGAAAGGTCATTACACAAAGAGTAACAGGACCACTCGGTGAAAAGGTAGAAGGATTCTTTGGGTTAATTCATGATGGAAAAACTGCTGTCATTGAAATGGCAGCAGCTGCAGGATTACATTTAGTATCACAAGAAGCTCGAAATCCCTTACAGACAACAACCTTTGGTGTTGGCGAATTAATCTTAGCCGCTCTTGATTACAAGGTTGAACGAATTATTCTTGGTCTTGGTGGAAGTTCGACCAATGATGGAGGGGCAGGGATGGTCCAAGCATTAGGTGGAAAATTGCTGAACGTCAGCGGGTGTGAAATTAGCTTTGGCGGAGGAGCTTTAGCAAATTTACATTCTATCAATTTAGAAGGTTTTGATGTAAGGCTGAAGGATGTAGGTTTTGAAGTGGCTTGTGATGTGGAGAACCCGTTACTAGGAGAAGAAGGCGCATCTGCCGTATTTGGTCCACAAAAGGGAGCAACAGCTCAAATGGTTCGTGTGCTCGATCAGAATCTACGCCATTTTGCAAGTGTGATAGAAAAAGAGTTAGGTAAGTC
This genomic stretch from Neobacillus niacini harbors:
- a CDS encoding glycerate kinase gives rise to the protein MKVVIAPDSFKESLSAYEVAVAVEQGFREVFPEAECVKVPMADGGEGLVHSLVDALDGKVITQRVTGPLGEKVEGFFGLIHDGKTAVIEMAAAAGLHLVSQEARNPLQTTTFGVGELILAALDYKVERIILGLGGSSTNDGGAGMVQALGGKLLNVSGCEISFGGGALANLHSINLEGFDVRLKDVGFEVACDVENPLLGEEGASAVFGPQKGATAQMVRVLDQNLRHFASVIEKELGKSVSDMPGAGAAGGLGAGLIAFLPCQLRKGIHIVVEATGLENHIKDAALVITGEGKIDSQTIYGKTPIGVAAVARKHNIPVIALTGTLGPGYEAVYQHGINTVFSIVPGITTLENALENAYQNIVSTTRNMASLLAI